GAGGGGATGTACCTGGGGTGGCAGGGATGCTGAGGGGATGTACCTGGGGtcacagggacactgaggggatgTACCTGGGGTGGCAGGGATGCTGAGGGGATGTACCTGGGCTCACAGGGATGCTGAGGGGATGTACCTGGGGTCACAGGGATGCTGAGGGGATGTACCTGGGGTCGCAGTGACGCTGCAGACGGGGGTGCTGGCAGGCAGGGGCGGCCTGGGGGGAGGCCTGGGGGGTTCCCCCGAAGCCGAGCACACCCTGGGTGTGGCTGGGGGGGttcaggggctgctctgggggagtttgggttgctgtggtgacactgggacagtcTGTCTGGTttctggggggacactgggggggttgCTGGAGTTTTTGTGAtgttgggggatttttgggggggctgCATGCCGGGGTCTGGCAGGGGGGCTCGCACTCACGTCGGCGTTCTGGTAGGCGGTGACGGCGATGAACTGGGTCTCGGGGAAGGCGAAGGTGTGGGTGTGTGGGGAGGGGTACCCGTCCTCCCCCTCGCCCTCCTTCACCTCCGTGACGTGCAGCCGCGGCTGGTACTTGTGCAGCGACTGCAGCACGATCATCTGGGGGGGTAAAATGGGACAGCGAGCGGTCAGGGGGCGTCACAGCGAGCTGCCGCGGCGGCGGGACCCTCCCCTCACCTGCCCGACGTTGTTGGAGGCTCCCTTGTTGTTGGTGAGCTTCAGCTTCCCGAAGGAAACCTCCTGCCGCATCCAGTGCGCGCCCGTGTTGGGCGAGTCGGGGTGCAGGTACAGGCGGTTCCCTGGCGAGGGGACAGCGGCCGCGGCGTCACCCCcagcccggcggcggcgggaggccGGGGGAGGGCGAGCAGGGCCCCTACCTGGCATGCTGCCCTCGGCTTTCCCGCACTGCACCCACTTGCCGCCCTGGTAGCGCCAGTGGTGCTGGTCCACCAGCACCACGTCCACGCAGACGCTGTAGTGCGCCACGGGGTTGAGCCCCGACAGGTTGAAGCTGAGGAAGGGGAACATTcgcctggggaggggacagaggcacAGACACTGTCACCCCCCGCCCGGCCCTTGGTGCGTAGGGCGGGTAGGGGGGTgacggggaaactgaggcagcgCGGTGCCCACCCCCCCGGCCGGCCGGGTGCCCGTGAGCAGCTGAGTGACCCcggcagctgggggctgctgtcGGGGCcgatccccccccccccggtatcttcctccccctccccaagcACCTTCCGGCTCGGAAACCAACACCGCTGCTATTTCGGGCTGGGCGCCAGCCCGCGCCAAGGGCAGGAAGGGGACACGGTGGCACCGGGGGGACCACGGGCCGGCAGCTGCCACCCGCCGGGGCTGCACCCCGCTGCCCCCCGGGGGTCCCCTCCAAGTGGGCCgggagagctctgctccctgccctgcccctcgTGTCCATCGCTGGCCCAGCACCTCAGTAGCCCCAGTGGTCCCAGTAGCCCCAGTAGCCCCAGTAGCTCACAGTAGCCTCAGTGGTCCCAGtacccccagcagcccccagtaGCCCCAGTAGCCCCAGTAGCCCCAGTAGCCCCAGTAGCCCCCAGTAGCCCCAATGGTCCCAGTAGCCCCAGTGGTCCCAGTAGCCCCAGTGGCCCCAGTAGCTCACAGTAGCCTCAGTGGTCCCAGtacccccagcagcccccagtaGCCCCAGTAGCCCCAGTAGCCCCCAGTAGCCCCAGTAGCCCCCAGTAGCCCCAATGGTACCAGTACCGCCAGTAGCCCCTAGTAGCCATAGTAGCCCCAGTGGCCCCAGTAGCCCCCAGTGGCCCCAGTGGCCCCAGTAGCCCCAGTAGCCCCCAGTAGCCCCAGTGGCCCCAGTAGCCCCCAGTAGCCCCCAGTAGCCCCCAGTAGCCCCAGTGGCCCCAGTAGCCCCCACTGGCCAGCTCAGGTCGGTGTCGAGGCCTCCAGCCATGGCTGCGGGCCCCGGCTCGCCCCCCCCGCGGCTCCCAGCCGTGGAATTTTGGCAACTTCAGGAGCTCCGGTGGCCGGAGCTGGACACCGGTGTGCGtgtccccccgccccccgcccgctgTCCGGCCACCCCCTTAATGTCACCCCCGGCAGAAAGCCCCCCCGGCCACCCCTCAATTCCCCGTGTCCCCCACCCAGGGGAGGCTCACCCCGAATTCctgaggggagggggcacaCCAGGGGAAATGGGGGTCCGGGCCCCCCCGCAGGaagcggggccggggcagcgccgggggaAGGGCAGTGGAAAGAAAAGTCAGCGGGTGGAGGCTGACTCAAAATTGCCCTTGCGAGAGAGAGaggaatagaaaaagaaagagaagaaaaaggaaaaatagaaagagaaagaaaaaaatgagaaggaaaaaaaaaagccagaaaaagaaaagagaataaaacaaaGATTAAGAGAaagaaggggagggggaaaggaagagaaaatagaaaaataagaagaaaaaggaaaaataatgaaaaaaataaaaagaaaaaaatgaagaatcaggaggagaagagaaagaaggagaagataAAGACTAAAAACAAGAacagagaaaagtaaaaataagaataaaaagaagATACAGAAAACGATAAAGATAAAGATAACAAGAGaagtgaaaagagaaagaagcgGAGCAGGCAGCGGCCGTGGCGAGGAGCTGCACGTGCTCCGGACCGACGCTGGCCCTGAGCCCCCCGGCTCCCCCCGGGTCCCCCGGGGACCCCCGAGCCCTCGCagaccccgctgtcccctccgtgtccccagcGGGACCTTCCCCcgggctggcagctcctccgGAGCGAGCTCAGGGGGGTTCCAGCCGCAGATAAAAAATCGCGACCGCACTAAAAACCGCCGGGGAGCTCGGAGCCGCGGCCGGGCGAGCTCCCCgcgctctgctgcagcagcccagctctgcagggagcacagagaaCAAAACAGCTCTTTGGGGCTGCCTCGTTCTGCCTCTCGCTCCCACAGCGCGCTCCCCGGCGCTGCCAGCCGAGCCCCGGCGCTCTCACGGGGAAACCGCACGGGCCCGGCCGGGCACGGcagggcggcggcggcaccgAAACCGCGCCCGCCTCGCCGTTATTTTTaacccccggcccggcccggcccggctggGGCAGGACTCGGCCGCGCCGGGCCCGGGCACTGCGGTTTGGGAGGTGCCCCCCGGGCCCGGGGGGCTCCGCTGGTTCCACCCTCGGAGGGTGAAGTGTCGGCGCTCGGGGTTTGTCCCGCTGCGAACCGCgcggggacagcgaggggacagctGGCGACACGGGGACGCTGCGGGGCTGGGACACACCGAGGgtggccaggtgggagcaggggagggccGGGGGCTCCAAACCCCCgcagagcctccccagccccccgcCCCCGGCAGGCTCCGGGGGGCTGCGGCTTCCTGagcctccccctcctcccccggCGGCAGCGCGGGGACAGCGAGAGGCACCGGGGCCGTGTGGGAcacgggacaggggacaggggacaggggacaggggacacgggacacgggacaggggacaggggacaggggacatggacacgggacacgggacaggggacacgggacaTGGACACGGGACAcgggacacgggacaggggacatgggacaggggacaggggacacgggacaggagacaggggacacgggacaggggacacggggacaggggacaggggacatggacacgggacaggggacacgggacacGGGACACGGGACAcgggacacgggacaggggacacgggacaggggacaggggacaggggacacgggacacgggacaggggacacgggacacGGGACAcgggacacgggacaggggacacgggacagggggacaggggacaggggacaggggacagggggacaggggacaggggacacgggacaggggacatggacacgggacaggggacaggggagaggggacacgggACATGGACACGGGACACGGGACATGGAcacgggacaggggacaggggacaggggacaggggacacgggacaggggacaggggacaggggacacgggacacgggacacgggacaggggacaggggacaggggacaggggacaggggacacgggacacgggacacgggacaggggacaggggacaggggacaggggacacgggacacGGGACAAGGAATACAGGACACGGGACATGGAcacgggacaggggacacgggacaggggacaggggacaggggacacgggacacgggacacgggacaggggacaggggacaggggacaggggacacgggacacGGGACAAGGAATACAGGACACGGGACATGGACACGGGTCAGGGGACATGGACACAGGACAAGGGACATGGGACATGGGATACAGGACATGGAACCTGGGACACGGGCCAGCCCCCTCTGCACGGCACAGGACACAGGGCTAGGGCTGGGTGACATGGCATGGTGGTGGCAAGGCAATGCCTGGCACGGTGACATGGAACAGTGGTGACATGCCAATGCATGGCACGGTGACATGGCATGGGAACATGGcacagtgacactgcagtgCACGCCGTGGTGCCACAGCACGGTGGCACAGCCGGACGAGTCCCGGCGTGCCCGGTGTGCCACCGGTGACAGGCGGTGACACGGCAGGGCTGCGTGGCACAGCAcatctgcacagcacagctgcacgGCCCGTGTGGGTGACAGGGCACAGCTAAATGTCACAGCGCAGCAGGACACGGTGACAAGTCACAACACGTCTGCACCAACCCTGCcgagctgccagcctggcatcgcctgtccccagcccgggaGAGCCATCCCCAGGGTCCCCAACGGCGCTGCCACCTCTGGTGTCCCTTCTCCTGCACGGCCACCCCTCACATCAAAGCCACCTGTCGGACTTTGcgtccccaaagccaccccggtgtcccctctAAAGGCAAAGCCATCCCCGGGGTCCCCAAAGGCAGAGAGagcccctgcacccccaaaGGCAGCGCTGGGCCACCCCCAAGTGACAGCCCTTCTGTGTCCCCAGcgacagggacagcccctcgTGTCCCCTCGAAATGCAAAGACAGCCCCTGTGTCACCCCAAagggcagtgccaccccaaaggcagtgccagcccctgtgTCACCCCAAAGGGCAGTGCCGGCCCCTGTGTCACCCCAAagggcagtgccaccccaaagggcagtgccaccccaagggcaggccCAGCCCCGGCAGGAATTCCCCGTGCCCGGCGAGTCCTCGGGGCTTTCCGCAGGgatcctgccctgccagggcccgGGAGCCGCGGGGACACagcggggacggggacggggacggggacagggacggggacagggacagggacagggacggggacagggacagggacggggacaggcGTGGGAAGCCGCCGGGGATGGTCTGGAGCGGGCTGGTTGGGCTGGGGTGGCTCAGGCCGGGCTGGGGTGGCTCAGGCCGGGCTGGGGTGGCTCGGGATGGCACGGGACAGCAGGAGCGGTGCCAGCAGGGTGAACCCCAGCGCCTGGCCCGCTTCACCCCGGGGCCaccgtgtccccccagccccagctcctccgCGGGGGTCACGGGGGGCTGCACCCCACCAGCGCCCAGGAGCGGCcgggaggggctgcagagcccgcGGCGGGGTGGGAACGcgttccctgcctgccccagagcccccagcccggggcttGGGGTGCGGGCCCCCCTCGGGTCCCGCTCTGGGGCTCACGGCCCCCTCGAGCCCCGCCGGGTTTTTCCTGTCTCAGCCGCGCTGCAGCCCGGCCCTGCACGCTGCAAAAGCAGCTCAGGGTCGGGGGAAGCGGATGTGCTGTGGCTCTGGGTTTGACGCTCTCCTCGGGCTGGGCTCGCCGTGAGCCCCCCTGCGCCGAGCAAACCCCCCCCAGCCCGCAGCCCCTCGCGGtgggggatggagatgggaaaacccccaaaattggcGGTTCCGGGCTGGGAGATGCAAGCAGAGGTGCAGCGGGGAGGGGggatgggatctgtggggcCACCCCAATTTCCAGACCCTCAGCAGCGGCTCCTGGCGCAGCAGGGAGGGCACGTCCCCAGCACCGCGCCGGGAAAGAGcggaaaaggagggaaaaaagcagaatttcagcaCATTCCTGCAGGGCCTGAGGGGCGGCGGGCAACAAACAACAATTTGGGGTCCCCGCCACCCCCGCCACCCCCTGGGGACGCGTCCCCCCCTCCGTGCTGGGCTCGGAGCATCcccgggcggagcggggccgggctcggCCGTGCCAAACCAAGCGGCCCTAACGTGTTTAGACTTCCACCACATCCAGCAGGTCGGGCTCAGCATCGAAGTGACACCATCTGTCTCCCGGCCGAGCCAGCGAGGGGCGCGGGCACAAAGGGACCCCTGggcgcggggctggggctgggcagggggggcaGCgcggcaggaggggctgggggggtctgtGCCAACTGCTGGGGGCCCAGAGCGGGGGTGCAGCCCTGTTCCACCCTGGCACGGGGTTTGGGGGCCCCTCGGGGTGATCTGGGGGTGGCTGGGCGGTGTGTGATCCCTGCCGtggtgccatggccagggagggAGACCCCAAagtgcagcccagggtgggggtCCCCTCATCCTCATCACCCCAGGGTGGGGCTGAAGGACGGGGTCAGCGTGTTGGGCTCCCCTTGCTCCACGTCGTGGGGactccacagccccacagggccTGCATGGcacccagaccccccaaacTGGGGTTTTGGTGGAGCCCCCAAAGATTCCCCACCCCTCTCCAACCCCGGGAACCCGCAGCACGGAGGGGACAGCGAGTGCCCGGCTGTGGCGTCACCGAGGGCGTTTTTGGCAGCCAGGACGCGGCCAAAACGCTCCCCCTCCCCCGGTCACAGAGCACGGGGGGCTTTCCAccccagagaggggacagagaggggacagggtgTCCCCCACCCTCCCGCGGCGCTCcggggtggcagcagctcctctccacTTGTTGCAGCGCCGAGCTCCGGATCCGGCCCGTGGGCTGGGGCCGGATCAAAGCTGCCTGCAGGCCCCTGGCAGCGCCACCacctctgccacctccctgtccccgagGGTCCgacccccctgtccctccctgatAGAGGTGaggacacccccagacccttttctccttcccacaAGCCTCAGCTCCCCAAGGAAACAACACCCGGGGACCTCTGGGACGCTTTGCCTCCCCCTCCCAGGCTTTTCTTGAAACCCACGAGGGGACGGGGGTCTCCTCTCGCACCCCCAGCTCCACAAACACCTCCCACCCTTCGGGGAGACGAGgcaggaccccccagcccctcaccgTGCCAGTCCCGGGGTCTGTCCCGCCCCCGGTGGCCACACCGGACCCCCGCCATCCCCGGTGCCGGGTGGCGCTGCCCATTTCTGTCGcgctgtccccgtccccgttCCCCCGGTGCTCTCAGGttcccctcggtgtccccaccCCGTCCCCTCCGTCTCCTCACGCGTCCTGCGACATTTCCCTGTCCCCGCGCACCCCGGTCCCGCCGGTCCCCGTCCCcgccagtccctcccagtgccccgCCGCCCCCAGCTCCCCGTCCCCGCTCTCCGCGGagccccccggtgcccccggcTCACCTGCCCTGCTTGGTGATGATCATCTCGGTCTGGTGCTTGTGGAACTTGGCCCAGAGCGGGTAATTGTTGAGCATCACCTGCACCTTGCCGGCCGCGCGGTACCCGGGCAGGGCGCAGAGCGGGGGGCACAGCGGGCTCCCCCCGCCGCCCAAACCGCCCTCGGCGCCCGCGTAACCTTCCACCGGcgcggcgggaggcggcggcgcccgGTAGGGCGGGCACGGCCCCAGGAACCGGCCGCCGAAGCCGCCGGGAGCGCCGTAAGGGAGCGGGGGGGCTCCCGGTTCCGGTCCCCCTCCATCACCGAAGaaagcggcggcggcggcggcgtcCCGCGGGCCCGGCGGCTCCTTGGCGAAGCTGGCGGCGGCGCTGAGCATGGGGGCGGCGGGCCGGGGGGCTCCGGTGCCCGGCTCCAGCGCGCCCATGGACGGGCGGGGGGCGCCGGCCCCGCTCAGCCGCTCATGGGGGTCCCCgccggcggcggccccgggacGCGGCGCCGGTCAGCGCTGCCCGCCCGGCCGGgctcccgccgccccctccATGCCCGGTGCTACCGGGGGGGCCCCGAGAGGCTGCGGCCCCGGGACAGCCAAGAGGGAGCGGGGGCAAAAAAACAACCCGGCAAAAACACCCTAAAGCAGCcggaaaaaccccaaaagtgcCGTGGGGGGTtc
This genomic stretch from Haemorhous mexicanus isolate bHaeMex1 chromosome 28, bHaeMex1.pri, whole genome shotgun sequence harbors:
- the TBX21 gene encoding LOW QUALITY PROTEIN: T-box transcription factor TBX21 (The sequence of the model RefSeq protein was modified relative to this genomic sequence to represent the inferred CDS: deleted 1 base in 1 codon), whose protein sequence is MGALEPGTGAPRPAAPMLSAAASFAKEPPGPRDAAAAAAFFGDGGGPEPGAPPLPYGAPGGFGGRFLGPCPPYRAPPPPAAPVEGYAGAEGGLGGGGSPLCPPLCALPGYRAAGKVQVMLNNYPLWAKFHKHQTEMIITKQGRRMFPFLSFNLSGLNPVAHYSVCVDVVLVDQHHWRYQGGKWVQCGKAEGSMPGNRLYLHPDSPNTGAHWMRQEVSFGKLKLTNNKGASNNVGQMIVLQSLHKYQPRLHVTEVKEGEGEDGYPSPHTHTFAFPETQFIAVTAYQNADITQLKIDHNPFAKGFRDNFDSMYAASESDRLTPSPPEAPGCQQLLPAPRFQPFLPEQFPLPPGRFFGGERGAALPLPPKDPPPWYFPPQQPPAPGALDYGGFEGGYGGGKLVPYGVKPFALPPAPHPPLPYYPEGPGGFGVAGGWSPGQYGPKGGAAALGWYREPREEKGKEPEGWATEPPAAVAAGDSSDSGLYECKRRRVSPYPSSTESSSPPRNGDIYDKDPLTDGGYYGYYGN